The genomic region AAAGGTGCAGTGTTTGTTCCTTCTCTAAATACCGTATCAATCGCAATAGTGAGATGGATTTTTTTTGCAGACTATCACAATTTATAGTATTTTATTTGATACATTTTAAATTTGACAATAAACTGGTCTACAGAAACCCCAGTATCCTTATAATGTATTCCAATGGTCAGAGAGGCACTAATTGCCAATAATCAAGTCCGATATAATCTTGGAATAATTTAACAAAAGTTctcgtatatatataatatatgatgtATACAATAAATTGATAAACAGGTATTTATAAATCTTAAACAGCCCAGCATCACAAGTTAAAATCCACATGtctttattgtataaatgttTAAAAAGTCCAATGCAAAAAACAAACACGTTTCAGGAGTTTATCCCTCAACCATGATTAAGAGATAAACTCCTGAAACGCGTTAGTTTTTTGCATTGGACTTTTTAaacatttatacaataaagattagTGGATTTTAACTTTGGTTGCTGGGCCATTTTTGAAGATTTTTGTTCCATGAACTTGGGTCCTTGGCTGGCCGTCTAGGCACCTGTGCATCAAAACAAGTGGAGACTGAGCAACAGATTTTTCACCCAGGTGTATTAGCAAGTACCCTATTTTTTCCTTGATTTATTTGAAGACATTGGCCCaggtttattaaagcccctgaaactattttttgtctgacttggcatgttcttttcagtgaacagcttgcacatgtatttataatgtgtttcggctgcactattcccaatgcaacacaaaattctgcacataaaggggcgccaCATTTTTCATGCACTGTctgatagaattgtgttgcacactctatgttaaaggaaacctaccacttgaagtggcaggtataagagggaactaccgagcaccagctcagggtgagctggtgccggagcttatttttgttagtgttttaaaccgctgtatcgcggtttaaaacactttttaaactttacagctgaagctgcttcggcgcgcggaggtacgcactcggcgcaccatgcgcgcaaccgtgcccacggctctcattcacttcctatgtaggtgcgcgcacggtcgcgcgcatggtgcgccgagtgtGTACCtccgtgcgccgaagcagcttcggctataaagtttaaaaagtgttttaaaccgcaacacagcggtttaaaacactaacaaaaataagctccggcattgctcggtattgccttcttatacctaccacttcaagtgctaATCTGGAATCTGGCACCAGGgacatcacacctgcattgcacatgCCTttctgcatttgcattacaatataattgtgtgttataaattaCCTTGTACCCttacagaatcctctgttaagtccaaggggttgggctttggtttggatgcatttcaaaaaacaacactatacttgtctgtgctgctcagctcagctctcagccccaccTTCACAGGTACAGAGCTCACTgggtggtgagctgacatcagtgggggagggaggagctataaaggagaacaaaggtgggggctgagagctgagcagtctgcaccacagacaagtcacatgttgttttttgaaatgcatccaaaccaaagcccaacccctgggactacacagaggattctgtcagaaaGCCAGGTaaattaaaacacacaattataatgtaatgcaaatgcttagaaaaggcagaaaggcatatgtgcaatgcaggtgtaatgaaGTTTAGGTGGATGTCCAATACTGGGAGTAATTATTCCCTTATTTTCTTCTTTAACCTTTAATGCCTTGAAGAGACTTAGCATAGTCATTTGTTTACCTCTTCCTCAAAAAAATGCTAATAATTGAAATAGCAGGAGAAGCACTGTATGAATGCCAAGAAATGTTTATTTGGATTTCGGAGCAATCGACAGAGAGAAAGACGGATCTATATCTGTGATGCCAAAAAGTGCCATGTCTAGCAGATGGTAAATACTACTTGGACAGGAACAGTGCAGGGAGATGACAAAATATTTGCTAGGCAGATGGAATCCAGCTACAATAAATTAGTCTTGATCCAGCAGGGAAAGTTTACAGAAATCTGAATAACGCAGAGAATATGGAATAGTTAGACTGTAATTTACATCTAGGGAAACCACTGCAATTAACTGGCAATGCAGAAAGCAGGAAGATAAAATTTACCATCATAAATAAACAAGTTACATTTATTACTTAAATTTCAACAAACTGAATGTAAATTGTGATAACCTTAAAGGACATTGATGAAATATgcagaagcctcccctcactaatataattatcagcagcttcccctcatccatgaaatgtccagcagcctccccctttcTTTCCAgcagcctctctttactagttaaatgtccagcagatttCCCTCAGTCATGAAATGTTCAACAGCCTCCTCTAATTAAATGTAGCAGCTTCCTCTCACTaattaaaggacttctaccatgacatttaggggtggtagactatCCCTAAACAGATGCTCATTACCTTTTGGGTGATGGGGGACTCCTGCTGGCATGCTCTCTATACGGTCTCTGTGCCGTCTTCTATACCGAAATATGCAGTTATAAactttatgcaaataagccagagGCGCTCACCAATCGGCTAGGCGAGTGCCTCCTGGCTCCGTCAGAacataatttatgcacgccccctcatTAATATTCATCTACGTCGCTGGCAGAAAGCGCTGGAGACAGCCAGTGACGTCACACGACAGCCAGTGTTTATAACTGCATATTTCGGTATAGAGGACGGCCCAGAGCATGCCAGCTGGAGTCCCCCATTACCGCAAGCATCCATTTTGGGAAAGTCTAatacccctaaatgtggtggtagatgtcctttaaatgatcAGCAGCTTCCCCATTCATGTAATCCTCCTCTCATTCATGAAATATGCATCAGCCTTCCATTATTCAGGAAATATGCAGCAGCCTCACTTTACTAATTAAATCCCCAGCAGCtacccctcattcatgaaatataCAGCATCCTTTCCTTATTCATGAAAAtgaagcagcctcccctcactaacttaatgttcagcagcctctcctcattaaAGAAATATACAACGGCCtccctttattaatgaaatatgcaGCAGTtttccctcactaattaaatgatcAGCAGCTTCCCCATTCATAAAAATGGCATCTCAAAAGCAATCTCccattattaataaaaaatatacagaagCCTCCCAGCAGTCTTTATAATGCCCCCACTCCTTTGGCCCAGTCTTTGTAATGCCCCTGTGCCTCTGCTCCAGTCTTTATAATGCCATGCACCTCTACCCCAGTCTTTATTATATAACAATACAACAAAAAATTATTACTCACCTCCCAGCAGGCTTCTTCCTGTCTTCAGTAGCTTGGCATAGAGGCACAGGATAGTGATGTCACCACTCCAAATAGGTTTCTTAGGTTTCACAATTTTGATTTCTTATCTATAGCTTATTAATTATTGATCGACTGAAGTCCATCCATCAGCACCATCTTTGTCACTTGTCATTGGATACGACCGGCCCCAGCTCTCTTGCAGTAGTGGCCACGCATGCGGTATTGaaccctgtctgaccacctggatttagcattcattatcacaggacggctgtgggacatgcagtaactcccggacatttcatatgcaaaaactatttgtttctttgtgcaatcacttgcagcagaggtggtcgtatccaaagacagCTATCTTGTTCCTAAGGGACATCATTTATGATGCAttatcttccccgctcaggtccgacagagttcaccttcttcttcctggtgcatggaagtgcttgttcttgtgacacaatctgaatgttaaatccactgctcagtctgaatccgttgtATCGCCCTCACCCAACCTCTGTCGcaagaaagccagcgcagctgcgccaaaaaccgatcgcgtgcaccacaatcccctgTTTAATACCTATCAAAGACGCGCAAAACCTGAAAATTATGtaaagtctgatgaaagtgcgatccgcgacccttagtaaacaagccccattATGTGGTAGAGGGCCCAAGAATGAATTGTCTTGGTGCAACTTCTGTCTCCAAATGTTCTCAGTTGCAAGAATATGTTATTAAACTTGTTTGCAATGAGCTGGATTTCTGCAGTGATTactaaaaaaatttaattgaaaaatagacCTGCACAAAAGTGTGAAATAAATTCAAGGATTCGCTTCCTTCTTCTGTGACTGTGTATGGTATATATAAACCAttacaatgaggcagatttacttacccggtccattcgcgatccagaggcgcgttctctgcggtggattcgggtccatccgggattcactaaggtagttcctccgacatccaccagatggcgctgctgcgctgaagtccgctgaaatgcactcaagtacaccggcctattcctggtgaaggtaagtgcaacctccgcgacactttttgttttttaaatgcggcggtttttccgaatccgtcgggttttcgtccggccacgccccccgatttccatcacgtgcatgccagcaccgatgcgccacaatccgatcgcgtgcgccaaaatcccggggcaattcaggggaaatcggcgtaaattggaaatattcgggtaacacgtcgggaaaacgcgaatcggcccttagtaaatgacccccaatgagttcacCTCGGATactatgggactcatttactaagggtccgcggaccgcactatcgtcggaatatccgacgatttcagatgtgcgccgcatttagaaaggcTTTTTgccgaatcctcgtctgacaacgcacctcaggaatcgcgacgggacaggtaagtaaatgtgccccttagtgtCAGGTCCACTTAGACAGGATACGTGGATAAGCCATGTTTTCCATATGCATTAATATCTACTCAGAGTTGAGGAAATCGTCACTGAGACCGGCAGAAGATGCAATTAGAAGATGACAACAACCCTGAAATCATTCATTTACACCTGGTACCAAGGACTTGCCTGGACAAATACAGTTTCCTTCGCACTTATTAATGTATAGTGTATTTTTATATGGGTCTCTATGAATGGCCAAGATTTACTGTTAACAGTTACATGGAGATAGACAATCCAATGTTTCTATTCTTAGTAGAAAGAAATAGTAGAAAAAAACGTCCACACCTCATTACATGGGCTATAAGAATGCTATGCCTACAACTATATATTCTGTATTAATAGTCTATAGCTCTGATAAAAATGTATGTACCCAGAATGCTTTGCTGTGTAGCCTCGTCTACCCAGCACAGCCCCATACAAGttgtagtggctgtgcttggtactgcagctcagccccaaTTACTTGTATGGGCgttacagctacatacacatatatacgtcctccatagaccgGCAATGGCAGCATGAAGCGATATGGTGCCACACCtactccgtacacggggaaacgatctttccctgtgttatgggCCGTGCACCGTGGATCGCTGTGGAGAGgggtcactcctcctcctctccacggcGCCAGACGTATGCTAACCTGGACGTAACCATGCGTGTATACgtcagtgtgcatgcagccttaggctacatgcacactgctgtgtgcccgccgcaccatagcacggcgggcacacggcagcgaggggagaggaggtgagcgccgctcacccccgcccctctccatagcgatatatggccgcggcgccgtaatacgggaaaatatacaacatgtcctatcttttcccgggctacggaacggtacggtgccgcatgtgtgctgcaccataccgctcccgtagggcgtcgtgagcccatagaagtgtatggggggcgtatatcggctgATCAGAGCTGATCGGAACAGCTGATCAGAGTGGGGGGGCGACACGATCCGTCATCAACCAGAATTCCTAGAAACCCCCTATTTGTACAAGCACATATGGTCTTTATTTCTTCCTGGATAACCATAAACAACAACACCAAGTATATCTGTCACTTAATCAGCAACTAAAATATAAGTTAATAAACATAATATCACAGATATTCAAGGAGTTAACAGGCTTTTACATATGAAACAGATCTTCTCTTAAGGAAACCAACTTTGGGTGTTTGATATGTTCTTAACTCAATGTCATTATCACTAACTTTGATTTTAAActttatcattttaaaagttttcagGCATAAGATCATTAGGAAGAACAAGAGGAAAAGAAGAGTGTAAAGTAAAGCATCATTAAATAGAAAGTCTGAACAGAGTCTTGCGCGCCTCCAGCAAGAACTGATTTCGTTCCCCGTTAACTGGCTGACTGGTTTCCCATACAGCGAGGAGGGATAGACACATCGTATCCCGCTGACTCCGTCCATGTTAGCAACGGAGAGCCACATAATTAAGTACCGGATCTTGCAGTCACAATGCAGCGGATTGGAAGATAAATTCAACTTTTTCAGGTTTATTAAATAATCCAAGGCCCCAGCAGGAACTTCTGTCAATAGGTTCTCCTGTAAGTATAACTCCTCTGTGTCCTTAGGTAGGAAAGGAAAGATCTTCAAGTTCCGGGAGCTGCAGTCCACCCGTAATTTATTTTCAGTCAAGTTTATACATTTACATTGTGCAGGGCAATTACTTCCATCAGTAAATGTCAGGAACCAGATCCCAATAAGTATTAGATATGGACCAATCAGCATCCTGAAAAAAGAAGATgatcaaaatctgaaaaaaaaaattaaggcatcTAGAATGTACCAGAGTGATGGTTTCACCAGCTgcttttataaaattattattattattattattaataataatttattattatttgcttattattattttttattatatcaaATTATTTGACATTGAaaacaaaaagttacattttttatcATAAATACAAACTCAACCCATATACCCTTTTAGTCCTGTTGTTATAAGCATCAGGGTTGAGGAAGATCCTGACCACGTGATCGGGTCGGGCGCACCATGATGACGCATGCCCGGTGCGCGACCTCAGTGGACCGACGCGTCACGCGGTGGGCGCGTCTTCAAGCGGACGCGGCGGTTTGATGTATATATAGGAGGACACAACACACACTcctcacctcctgacgaagcatcagcgaaacgcgcgtcggggtgtgccTGCTCGGCCTTCCTCCTGTCTCCTGTCTGCCCCCTGTCACCATGCCTGCGGGTAAGTGCAATATGAATAGCCATTGACTATAGAccccggatggtacctccggggCACCGAATGGGCTAAAGGGTTGCATTGCTACTTACCCCTTTCTTACCTTGTTGGCCCTACTATTGGGCTTAAACTGTTTAGTTATTTACACATTGCTTTATTTTGGGGTTTTAGACGGAGGAGGGGGGGCCGTTCTGGTACTCTGTGTGGTCCCAATTGCCATCTGGGACACTTGGTTCCCTTGGTATATTTTTAACATAATTTGTGTGTATATTTACTTGTTTGACTTGGAATTGTATGAATAAAAAGATATATGTTTTTTCAAGTAATGATTTGACTAGCTCGTTTTTCTGCTGATAGTTATTTGAGGAAGATCCCCTTTGTTAGAAAATTGTATGCAACTATTATAAGAATACCATATGATTGAAATGATCACTAAGGCTtcaaaaacatttcataaatcAATTGCACAAGAGACTTTAAAatattgtagggatcttcccgggggatggtgtgttaggacacagttcacagcagacgtagatgtataaaagatcaacttggcgtttatttttagcataaacagtccagcaaacataaatacagcaacaccgtgcttttaaaagttcaaacaaaagacctacccgtctgggcgcttactaacaggttgtctcacctatctaacactcgtaaacacagcggccgcatagacaggaagatgcagggctcctccaaacccacataggctgtttcctggctgagagcccagacctgcaagctttggaaagcttttaccttcacaggctgattaggagcagagctcacctgatccaaaacccgaactggatcgaggggagggagtggcaagtcccactaccaaacctacctgccactccatgtaaatccaggcccggcaagattaaacaacaactcagcagcataatactgctgagcaacagatcaatcctggacttaccatctcacactacgtagcaacctaggtgagatgtacaccccctcgagcacttctccagtgagatgtctacatatcccccccctctttttcagaccggagggctgagcattttgtccccacagacaatgtacccttgacagtgcatcagcattcgcctgtaatttccctggtctgtgttccacagtgaaattgaaattttgtagggacagaaaccatctagtcacccttgcatttttctccttgtttagtttcatccatgttaggggggcatggtctgtcactaacttgaatttcctgcctagcaagtaatacttcagggattctagggcccacttcactgccagacattcacgctccacaatagcataattcttctcggccggggttaacttcctactcaagtacatcaccggatgctcctcaccattcaccacctgtgagagaactgcacctaaccctgtgttagaggcatctgtctggaccagaaattctcgcctgaaatcgggggtaactagcacaggttgttggcacagagaagacttaaggctttggaaagccttctcggcctctggagtccacgtcaccattgctgactttccgccctttgtcaagtcagttagcggggctgcaattgaggcaaagttcggcacaaacctacggtaatagcccgtaatacccaggaaagctctgacctgtttctttgacaggggtctaggccaattctgtattgcctcaattttatttaactgtggcttaatcaaacccctcccaataatgtaacccaggtacttggcctcttctagggctagtgcacacttctcggcatttatggtcaaccctgcatcacttatggcattcaacacaacctgtaccttacagaggtgactttcccaatcgggactaaaaatgaccacatcatcgaggtaggcagctgaataatcacgatgtggtcgcagaatcaagtccatcaacctctgaaaagtcgcaggtgctccatgtaacccgaatggcatcactacatactggaacaacccctcaggggtggagaatgcagttttctctttagcctcatcagtaagaggaatctgccagtagccctttgtgagatcgagggtggttatgtacctggcattacccatcttttcaatcagctcatctaccctgggcataggataagcatcgaacttggagatctcattcaaccttctgaaatcgttacagaacctccaagttccattgggctttgggattagcacaatcggactggaccattcactctgtgaaacttcaatcactcctaggtcaagcatacgtttcacctcagcagacactgcctctctgcgtgcttctggtatcctatagggcttgaggtttactctgcttctaggcccagtttcaatgtgatgacggatgaggtgtgtacgccctggaaggtcagaaaacttgtctttgtttttctgcaaaaactccttagcctcctgtttctgtgaccctgatagggtatcaccaaccttgaccgaagggattggttgtgacaaattattaccaggatttgttgccaccaaggattccctgtctttccaggatttgatcaagtttatgtgataaacttggaaaggcttccttctacctggttggtgcaccttatagtttacctcactgaccttttcaacaatttcatagggaccttgccacttcgctaggaatttactctctatagtgggaactagtatgagaaccctgtcacctgggttaaatgtcctgattctcgcagaacggttgtaaattctactttggctctcttgcgccctctggaggtgttcccttactaggggcattacagtggctatacggtcctgcatttgtgctacatgctcgataacacttttgtatggggtggactcactctcccatgtctcctttgcaatatctaatagacccctagggtgacgaccatagaccaactcaaagggagagaaccctgtggacgcttggggaacttccctcacagcaaacatcaggtaaggtaacaagtgatcccaatcacgaccatctttttctaccactttcttcaacatatgtttgagggttttattaaacctctccaccaatccgtctgtctgggggtgatatacagaggtgcgtataggtgtgattttaaatagcttacatagc from Engystomops pustulosus chromosome 10, aEngPut4.maternal, whole genome shotgun sequence harbors:
- the LOC140103779 gene encoding platelet glycoprotein IX-like yields the protein MLIGPYLILIGIWFLTFTDGSNCPAQCKCINLTENKLRVDCSSRNLKIFPFLPKDTEELYLQENLLTEVPAGALDYLINLKKLNLSSNPLHCDCKIRYLIMWLSVANMDGVSGIRCVYPSSLYGKPVSQLTGNEISSCWRRARLCSDFLFNDALLYTLLFLLFFLMILCLKTFKMIKFKIKVSDNDIELRTYQTPKVGFLKRRSVSYVKAC